One segment of Thermodesulfobacteriota bacterium DNA contains the following:
- the wtpA gene encoding tungstate ABC transporter substrate-binding protein WtpA — protein sequence MKKCNNLFSCVLVIGFLVSGIIFPFSAGAEPQGNLIIFHAGSLTVPLAKMEKIFEAKYPKVDILREGGGSTKMARMISELNKPADIMGSADYKIIDKALIPKHADWNVRFATNQLVLCYTGKSRFAREVSSDNWYNILGRKGVIWGHSDPNLDPCGYRSLMVLQLAEKYYNQPGLYDKLIANRPKKNVRPKSVELVSLLKTGNMDYAWEYLSVAVQHDLKFIKLPDNINLGNYKYDAFYKQAKVKVTGKKPGTWMTRTGKSCTYGLTLLKNAKNREAAVAFLKFLMSPNGGLKILKDMGQPPFIPCRVASDKARSQLPPSLRNLVEVKN from the coding sequence ATGAAAAAATGTAACAACTTGTTTAGCTGTGTACTTGTGATTGGTTTTTTGGTCTCAGGGATTATTTTCCCGTTTTCTGCCGGTGCCGAACCGCAGGGTAACCTCATCATTTTTCATGCAGGCAGCCTCACGGTTCCTCTGGCTAAAATGGAAAAAATTTTTGAGGCCAAATATCCCAAAGTTGATATACTTCGAGAGGGAGGCGGCAGCACAAAGATGGCACGTATGATTTCGGAACTTAACAAACCTGCCGATATAATGGGTTCGGCTGATTATAAAATCATTGATAAAGCCCTGATCCCCAAGCATGCCGACTGGAATGTTCGCTTTGCCACCAACCAGCTTGTTCTATGCTACACGGGAAAAAGTCGTTTTGCCCGGGAAGTAAGCTCGGATAACTGGTATAATATTTTAGGGCGAAAAGGTGTTATCTGGGGACATTCCGATCCCAATCTTGACCCTTGTGGTTACCGCAGTCTCATGGTATTGCAGCTTGCGGAAAAATACTACAATCAACCCGGGCTGTATGATAAATTGATTGCCAATCGTCCTAAAAAAAACGTAAGGCCTAAATCGGTGGAACTGGTTTCTTTGTTGAAAACCGGAAACATGGATTACGCCTGGGAATATCTTTCCGTGGCAGTTCAGCACGATTTGAAATTTATCAAACTTCCTGACAATATCAACCTCGGCAATTACAAATATGACGCATTTTATAAACAGGCCAAGGTTAAAGTCACCGGAAAAAAGCCGGGAACATGGATGACCAGAACGGGGAAATCGTGTACCTACGGACTTACATTGCTTAAAAATGCAAAGAATAGGGAAGCGGCGGTTGCCTTTCTTAAATTTCTCATGAGTCCCAACGGCGGACTTAAAATCCTAAAGGATATGGGACAACCTCCTTTCATTCCCTGTCGCGTCGCTTCGGATAAGGCAAGATCCCAGTTACCGCCATCTTTGCGAAACCTGGTTGAAGTAAAAAATTAG
- a CDS encoding ATP-binding cassette domain-containing protein, whose product MLYELNNLIKTYGHRTVLNLERLRLEKNKVLGLLGPNGAGKTTLLEIMAFLIRPSAGDLWFKKKRANFATGKLMDLRRQVVLIQQQPLLFTTTVFKNVAYPLKIRKTPRAKRESIVKELLDLVGMGMFRHANAHKLSGGETHRVAIAQALACFPEVILMDEPTASVDVENQINIERIIKEINREKGISVIFTTHDMIQASRLADETLFLYEGKVAQSIYENIFSGYIEVDPKGYKYCVLNKGLKLRVSSPKSGPIRISIDPRAIKLNQKESSSMPNSFPGTLLQLADEHTQVRALVDMGIPMSVLIPKEVFKRLDLHLGEKVRLYCPEESIGVF is encoded by the coding sequence GTGTTGTATGAATTGAACAACCTGATAAAAACCTATGGTCACAGAACGGTTTTGAACCTTGAACGGCTCCGTCTGGAGAAGAACAAAGTTCTCGGGCTGTTGGGACCCAACGGAGCGGGAAAGACCACCCTTTTGGAGATCATGGCTTTTCTTATCAGGCCCAGTGCCGGTGATCTGTGGTTTAAAAAAAAACGGGCAAATTTTGCCACGGGCAAGCTGATGGACCTGCGTCGGCAGGTGGTCCTGATCCAGCAACAGCCTCTGTTGTTTACCACCACCGTCTTTAAGAACGTGGCATATCCACTTAAGATACGAAAAACACCCCGGGCAAAACGCGAAAGCATCGTTAAAGAACTTCTGGACCTGGTGGGAATGGGAATGTTCAGGCATGCAAATGCCCATAAACTCTCGGGTGGGGAGACGCACCGGGTGGCCATCGCCCAGGCCCTTGCCTGTTTTCCCGAAGTGATTCTTATGGATGAACCCACGGCCAGTGTGGATGTGGAAAATCAGATTAATATTGAGCGTATCATCAAAGAAATTAACCGGGAAAAAGGAATTTCGGTTATTTTTACCACCCATGATATGATTCAAGCCTCAAGGCTGGCAGATGAAACCCTGTTTCTGTATGAAGGAAAGGTGGCACAATCCATCTACGAAAACATCTTTAGCGGCTATATCGAGGTCGATCCTAAAGGATACAAATACTGTGTATTAAACAAAGGTTTGAAGCTGCGCGTGTCTTCCCCGAAGTCAGGGCCCATTCGGATATCGATTGATCCCAGAGCGATAAAGCTCAACCAAAAGGAAAGCTCATCTATGCCCAACAGTTTCCCCGGAACCCTTTTACAGCTTGCGGATGAACATACCCAGGTGCGGGCATTGGTTGACATGGGAATACCCATGAGTGTTTTGATCCCTAAAGAGGTGTTTAAGCGCCTTGATTTGCACCTGGGAGAGAAAGTCCGGCTTTACTGCCCGGAAGAGAGTATTGGCGTTTTTTAG
- a CDS encoding ABC transporter permease, with product MDFLIDSFLSALLLICSMDHELLVIVQVSLKVSAISTLIAGMVGVPAGFLIAYRSFYGKRLVITVLNTLLAMPTVVIGLFVYAFISRKGIFGAFDLLYTQKAIIIGQIILIIPIVTTFTIAAISRIDDRYRKTALTLGASVFQTALIVIREARFGIVASIIIAFGRVIAEVGISMMLGGNAKGFTRTMTTAMALEYDKGEFILSVALGIVLLMVSFVMNVFFNYFQGKARV from the coding sequence ATGGATTTTCTTATTGATAGCTTTCTGTCAGCGTTACTGCTGATCTGCTCCATGGACCATGAACTGCTGGTGATTGTTCAGGTCTCTTTGAAGGTGAGTGCCATATCCACACTTATTGCCGGCATGGTGGGGGTTCCGGCAGGATTTTTAATCGCATATCGGTCGTTTTATGGAAAACGACTGGTGATTACGGTGCTCAATACTTTGTTGGCCATGCCCACGGTGGTCATCGGTCTTTTTGTTTATGCTTTTATCTCCAGAAAGGGAATCTTCGGGGCATTTGACCTCCTTTACACCCAAAAGGCGATCATTATCGGGCAGATCATTCTGATCATCCCCATTGTCACCACCTTTACCATCGCTGCCATCAGCCGAATCGACGACCGGTACCGTAAAACGGCTTTGACTCTAGGAGCCAGCGTTTTTCAAACGGCCCTTATTGTTATTCGAGAAGCCCGCTTCGGAATCGTGGCTTCGATCATCATTGCCTTTGGCAGGGTCATTGCCGAGGTGGGGATCAGCATGATGCTGGGCGGAAATGCCAAGGGTTTTACGCGGACCATGACCACCGCAATGGCCCTGGAATACGACAAGGGAGAGTTTATTTTGAGTGTCGCGCTGGGAATCGTACTCCTTATGGTCAGTTTCGTAATGAATGTCTTTTTTAATTATTTTCAGGGGAAAGCAAGAGTGTAG
- a CDS encoding substrate-binding domain-containing protein, whose product MKKNMAWMITAVLMTCMVPGVTMGADKLLTMSTTTSTENSGLLNVLLPQLEKDTGIRVKVIAKGTGAAIRDGMDGNVDIIFVHAKSREEKFVKDGYGAYRLGVMHNDFVIVGPHSDPAGIKDKRSAAEALKAVGKGKIRFISRGDDSGTHTKEQALWKGTGLSLKTVTSEIIKKGKKRKVSFQHPAGLGKWYLSIGQGMGKTLTYAEEKQAYTLVDRGTYLKYKFGRKQGLDLEILCEGDPELFNPYGIIPVNPKKYSHVKFKLADRFAKWLVSPKVQGIIAGYKIQGKQAFFPDAVPGAK is encoded by the coding sequence ATGAAAAAAAATATGGCATGGATGATCACTGCGGTTTTAATGACGTGCATGGTTCCCGGAGTAACCATGGGGGCGGATAAGCTGCTGACAATGTCCACCACCACCAGTACGGAAAATTCCGGACTGTTGAATGTATTGTTGCCTCAATTGGAAAAGGATACCGGTATTCGGGTGAAGGTCATTGCCAAGGGAACCGGGGCAGCAATCAGAGACGGAATGGATGGAAATGTGGATATCATTTTTGTGCATGCAAAAAGCAGGGAAGAAAAATTCGTCAAAGACGGTTACGGTGCCTATCGATTGGGAGTCATGCATAATGATTTTGTGATTGTCGGCCCACATTCAGATCCTGCTGGAATTAAAGACAAACGTTCTGCTGCTGAGGCGTTAAAAGCAGTTGGAAAAGGCAAGATCAGGTTTATCTCCCGTGGGGATGACAGTGGCACACACACCAAAGAACAGGCGCTGTGGAAAGGTACCGGATTATCATTAAAGACAGTGACCAGTGAAATCATAAAAAAGGGAAAAAAACGGAAAGTCTCCTTTCAGCATCCGGCCGGACTGGGAAAATGGTATCTTTCAATTGGACAGGGCATGGGCAAAACCCTGACATACGCCGAAGAAAAGCAGGCCTATACCCTCGTTGACCGCGGAACATACCTAAAGTATAAGTTCGGTCGAAAACAGGGCCTTGATCTGGAGATCCTGTGCGAAGGGGACCCTGAGCTTTTTAACCCTTATGGGATTATTCCGGTGAATCCCAAGAAATATTCCCATGTTAAGTTTAAACTGGCCGACCGGTTTGCCAAATGGCTGGTGTCGCCAAAAGTTCAAGGCATCATCGCCGGGTATAAAATCCAGGGAAAACAGGCCTTCTTTCCGGATGCGGTCCCCGGTGCAAAATAG
- a CDS encoding helix-turn-helix transcriptional regulator, whose product MEKKTLLNTKQAAQFLNINEKMVYTLISEKGLPATKVTGKWLFPKHLIEQWLESQTINFPKTQPPLPPYHGLLIISGSNDLLLDRTISLFNRLHPDHLAVFGNVGSMGGIKALSRQLCHVAASHLLQEDEQEYNFDFITQEVGGEAPVLVNFCRRQQGFIVAKGNPKSISRVSDLGQAKIKIANRPQGTGTRLLLDKELEKAGLDGTNIAGYQREFRSHLDVAMEVLSGRADAAPAIQTVAGLLGLDFVPLRWERYDLLVSKEHFFEQGVQLFLGLLHEAQFRQTVKNLEGYDLSLCGKMVFPEQAEEAKPKEPKKSEKE is encoded by the coding sequence ATGGAGAAAAAAACTTTACTCAACACCAAGCAGGCAGCGCAATTTTTAAACATCAACGAAAAGATGGTCTACACCCTTATTTCCGAAAAGGGTTTGCCGGCCACTAAAGTAACGGGCAAGTGGCTTTTTCCCAAACATCTCATTGAACAGTGGCTGGAAAGCCAGACCATAAATTTTCCTAAAACCCAACCTCCCTTGCCCCCTTACCATGGACTGCTGATCATATCCGGAAGCAACGATTTGCTGCTGGACAGGACTATTTCTCTTTTTAACCGCCTTCATCCTGATCATCTGGCTGTTTTCGGAAATGTCGGCAGCATGGGAGGAATCAAAGCACTGAGCCGACAACTTTGTCATGTGGCGGCCAGCCATCTTTTACAGGAAGACGAACAGGAATATAACTTTGACTTTATCACCCAGGAAGTTGGAGGCGAAGCCCCGGTGCTGGTAAACTTCTGTCGCAGGCAGCAAGGGTTTATTGTGGCCAAGGGAAATCCTAAGTCGATTTCCCGTGTTTCTGATCTGGGCCAAGCGAAAATCAAAATCGCAAATCGTCCTCAGGGAACCGGCACAAGACTGCTCCTTGATAAGGAGCTGGAGAAGGCCGGTCTGGATGGCACCAACATCGCAGGATACCAGCGGGAGTTTCGCAGCCATCTGGACGTGGCCATGGAAGTGCTTTCGGGACGTGCAGACGCAGCACCCGCCATTCAAACTGTGGCAGGACTGTTGGGTCTTGATTTTGTTCCTCTTCGCTGGGAGCGATACGACCTTCTTGTTTCCAAGGAGCATTTCTTTGAACAGGGGGTTCAGCTTTTTCTGGGTCTTCTGCATGAAGCCCAATTTCGCCAGACAGTGAAAAATCTGGAAGGCTACGATTTGAGTTTATGTGGAAAAATGGTCTTTCCGGAACAAGCAGAAGAAGCGAAACCCAAAGAACCGAAAAAAAGTGAAAAGGAGTAA
- a CDS encoding substrate-binding domain-containing protein → MRKNLIKFVVLFMVLLLSVCHVYAGKSDAQKYNAVYGSAGPAMTVATGSPGALGLLKALADPFCSANHCRINWTKKGSGASLKAMKAGRVDMVMVHAPAAEKKAVKDGWATMRTLLGSNEFYIVGPESDPAGISQAKSAAEAYAMISNAEANFYSRGDNSGTHKKEMKIWKLTGIKPVGSWYKVTGDFMGPTLLRADKEMGYFMTDSSTFYAKQSKIKNLKILFKGDPILVNVYHALVAAPEKYPQANYGLAARFIKFSSSPAGQKIYKEYGKTKFGTPLYNDAEYAKKWVK, encoded by the coding sequence ATGAGAAAAAATCTTATCAAATTTGTTGTGCTGTTTATGGTTTTGTTACTTTCCGTTTGTCATGTCTATGCAGGAAAGTCTGATGCACAAAAATATAACGCTGTCTATGGATCAGCCGGTCCAGCTATGACGGTTGCAACAGGAAGTCCCGGTGCACTGGGTCTTTTAAAGGCGTTGGCGGATCCATTCTGCAGCGCAAACCATTGCCGAATCAATTGGACTAAAAAGGGTAGCGGGGCATCACTAAAGGCCATGAAAGCAGGTAGGGTTGACATGGTTATGGTGCACGCGCCGGCAGCCGAAAAAAAGGCAGTCAAGGATGGTTGGGCGACGATGAGAACACTTCTCGGCAGCAATGAATTCTACATTGTTGGTCCTGAATCTGACCCTGCGGGGATCAGTCAGGCCAAATCCGCCGCAGAGGCGTATGCCATGATTTCCAATGCAGAGGCCAATTTCTATTCCCGCGGGGACAATTCAGGCACCCATAAAAAGGAGATGAAAATCTGGAAGCTTACAGGGATTAAGCCTGTGGGAAGCTGGTATAAAGTCACCGGTGATTTCATGGGGCCGACGCTTTTGCGAGCCGATAAGGAAATGGGGTATTTCATGACCGATTCAAGTACTTTTTACGCCAAGCAGTCAAAAATTAAAAATCTAAAAATCCTGTTCAAGGGTGACCCTATTCTGGTCAATGTTTACCACGCATTGGTCGCTGCTCCGGAAAAGTATCCTCAGGCAAATTATGGTCTTGCTGCCAGATTTATAAAGTTTTCAAGTTCTCCGGCAGGCCAAAAAATTTACAAAGAGTATGGCAAAACCAAATTCGGCACGCCACTTTATAACGACGCGGAATATGCCAAAAAATGGGTAAAGTAG